A window from Bubalus kerabau isolate K-KA32 ecotype Philippines breed swamp buffalo chromosome 5, PCC_UOA_SB_1v2, whole genome shotgun sequence encodes these proteins:
- the SCNN1D gene encoding amiloride-sensitive sodium channel subunit delta, with translation MENGRLMAQAGRPGWGQAKWRARAPLSLTSQMQAEGTGQTVGGGPGTWTCPQASPPTLPEEEHGERLVELHASFRELVTFFCTNSTIHGTIRLVCSSQNRLKTASWGLLLAGALGVLYWQFALLFEQYWRYPVIMTVSVHSERKLFPSVTLCDMNPHRPHLARHHLRVLDDFARESIYSLYRFNFSNSMDALGAEVPGPEPAFHLDRRIRLQRLRPLHGQNRVGFKLCNSSGGDCVERAYSSGVVAAREWYRFHYINILALLPAAHEDSHGSHFVFSCRYDDRDCHAQHFQTSHHPTYGSCYTFNSVWAAQRPGVTHRISLVLRAEQLDHLPLLSTKAGIKVMIHPQDHTPFLEHQGFSIRPGTETTIDIREDEVHRLGSPYGQCMVSTGSVDVQLLYNTSYTRQACLVSCFQHLMVETCSCGYFFYPLPAGAEYCSYMRHPAWGHCFHHLYQKLKTHQLPCTTRCPRPCRESSYKLSAGTSRWPSSTSADWVLAVLGESGAQPLSPEPCPSISLAKVNIFYQELNYRTVDETPVYSVPQLLSAMGSLWSLWFGSSVLSVVEVLELLLDAMALTLLLCCRWLRGSRGQPRAATRVHPPSQRPASGPVAAGTTSNAPGPGCLHLPRCCRDFGRSLD, from the exons ATGGAGAATGGAAGGCTGATGGCCcaggcagggagacctgggtgGGGTCAGGCCAAGTGGCGGGCTAGAGCCCCGCTGAGTCTCACTTCTCAGATGCAGGCTGAAGGCACGGGCCAAACAGTGGGTGGGGGGCCAGGAACCTGGACATGCCCCCAGGCATCCCCACCGACGCTGCCCGAGGAGGAACATGGAGAGAGGCTGGTAGAGCTGCACGCCTCCTTCAGGGAGCTGGTCACCTTCTTCTGCACCAACTCCACTATCCACGGCACCATCCGCCTTGTTTGCTCCAGCCAGAACCGCCTCAAGACGGCCTCCTGGGGGCTACTGCTGGCAGGAGCCCTGGGCGTGCTCTACTGGCAGTTCGCACTCCTCTTCGAGCAGTACTGGCGTTACCCGGTCATCATGACAGTGTCTGTGCACTCGGAGCGCAAGCTCTTCCCATCGGTCACTCTGTGCGACATGAACCCACACCG gccACACTTAGCCCGCCACCATCTGCGGGTTCTGGATGACTTTGCCCGGGAGAGCATCTACTCCCTGTATCGGTTCAACTTTAGCAACAGCATGGACGCCCTGGGGGCCGAGGTCCCAGGTCCAGAGCCCGCCTTCCATCTGGACCGTAGGATCCGCCTGCAGAGGCTGAGGCCCTTGCATGGCCAGAACAGAGTGGGCTTCAAACTG TGTAACAGCAGTGGCGGCGACTGTGTTGAGCGGGCCTACTCCTCCGGCGTGGTGGCCGCCCGGGAGTGGTACCGCTTCCACTACATAAACATCCTGGCCCTGCTGCCCGCTGCCCATGAGGACAGCCACGGCAGCCACTTTGTCTTCTCCTGCCGCTACGATGACCGGGACTGCCATGCCCA GCACTTCCAGACGTCCCACCACCCCACCTATGGCAGCTGCTACACCTTCAACAGTGTCTGGGCAGCACAACGGCCGGGCGTCACCCACA GGATCAGCCTGGTCCTCAGGGCTGAGCAGCTGGACCACCTCCCTCTACTGTCCACGAAGGCTGGCATCAAGGTCATGATCCACCCACAAGACCACACGCCCTTCCTGGAGCATCAGGGCTTCAGCATCCGGCCAGGGACGGAGACCACCATTGACATCCGTGAG GACGAGGTGCACCGGCTCGGGAGCCCCTATGGGCAGTGCATGGTCAGCACAGGCAGCGTGGACGTGCAGCTACTGTACAACACCTCCTACACCAGGCAG GCCTGTCTGGTCTCCTGCTTTCAGCATCTGATGGTGGAGACCTGCTCCTGCGGCTACTTCTTCTACCCTCTGCCGGCGGGAGCCGAGTACTGCAGCTACATGCGGCACCCAGCCTGGG GTCACTGCTTCCACCACCTCTACCAGAAACTGAAGACCCACCAGCTTCCCTGCACCACCCGATGCCCGCGGCCTTGCAG GGAGTCTTCGTACAAGCTCTCTGCCGGGACCTCCAGATGGCCTTCCTCCACATCAGCT GACTGGgtcctggctgtgctgggtga GTCTGGGGCTCAACCCCTCTCACCTGAGCCCTGCCCCAGCATCAGCCTGGCCAAGGTGAACATTTTCTATCAGGAGCTCAACTACCGCACGGTGGATGAGACGCCGGTCTACTCG GTGCCACAGCTGCTCTCAGCCATGGGCAGCCTCTGGAGCTTGTGGTTCGGTTCTTCCGTCCTCTCAGTCGTGGAGGTGCTAGAGCTGCTGCTGGACGCCATGGCCCTCACCCTACTGCTGTGCTGCCGCTGGCTCCGTGGGTCTCGGGGCCAGCCCAGGGCGGCCACAAGGGTGCACCCTCCGAGCCAGAGGCCAGCCAGTGGACCAGTGGCTGCAGGCACAACGTCGAATGCCCCGGGGCCTGGCTGCCTTCACCTCCCAAGATGCTGCCGGGACTTCGGCAGGAGTCTCGACTGA
- the UBE2J2 gene encoding ubiquitin-conjugating enzyme E2 J2, whose product MSSNSGKRAPTTATQRLKQDYLRIKKDPVPYICAEPLPSNILEWHYVVRGPEMTPYEGGYYHGKLIFPREFPFKPPSIYMITPNGRFKCNTRLCLSITDFHPDTWNPAWSVSTILTGLLSFMVEKGPTLGSIETSDFTKRQLAAQSLVFNLKDKVFCELFPEVVEEIKQKQRAQDELSSRPQALPLPDVVPDGETHHGQHGLPLLNGHAPGAGPHLAGLQQANRHHGLLGGALANLFVIVGFAAFAYTVKYVLRSIAQE is encoded by the exons ATGAGCAGCAACAGCGGTAAGAGAGCACCGACGACAGCGACCCAGCGCCTGAAGCAGGACTATCTCCGGATTAAGAAAGACCCCGTGCCTTACATCTGTGCCGAGCCCCTCCCTTCCAACATCCTTGAGTG gCACTATGTGGTCCGAGGCCCTGAGATGACTCCCTATGAAG GTGGCTATTATCACGGAAAACTAATTTTTCCCAGAGAATTTCCTTTTAAACCTCCTAGTATTTATATGATAACTCCCAATGGAAGGTTTAAGTGCAATACAAG GCTGTGTCTTTCTATCACGGATTTCCACCCAGACACGTGGAACCCGGCCTGGTCCGTCTCCACCATCCTGACGGGGCTCCTGAGCTTTATGGTGGAGAAGGGCCCCACCCTGGGCAGCATCGAGACATCAGACTTCACG aaAAGACAACTGGCTGCACAAAGTTTAGTGtttaatttaaaagacaaagtGTTTTGTGAATTATTTCCTGAAGTTGTGGag gaaattaaacaaaaacagagaGCACAAGATGAACTCAGTAGCAGACCCCAGGCTCTCCCCTTACCGGACGTGGTTCCAGACGGGGAGACACACCACGGCCAGCACGGGCTCCCGCTCCTCAATGGGCACGCGCCGGGGGCTGGGCCGCACCTGGCAGGGCTCCAGCAGGCCAACCGGCACCATGGACTCCTGGGCGGGGCCCTAGCGAACTTGTTTGTTATAGTTGGGTTTGCGGCCTTTGCCTACACGGTCAAGTACGTGCTGAGGAGCATAGCCCAGGAGTGA